One window of the Salvia splendens isolate huo1 chromosome 1, SspV2, whole genome shotgun sequence genome contains the following:
- the LOC121806620 gene encoding putative esterase/lipase HI_0193 — protein sequence MSAVPSSTCRHFEIRPAFIADNHPALTSSINHRQLNLRPSREVALKRSKRASICPKIRMTTVDERLVDRRTIVKPADILAYDLVQGAEVRWSYILDRTAPEPPTAVLLHGILGSRKNWGTFARRLAKEFPKWQFLLVDLRCHGDSASLKNRGPHNVASAARDVLKLLGVMKLTPRVLVGHSFGGKVSLSMVDQVPKPLARPVRVWVLDSTPGKVRAGADGDDHPAELISFLRTLPKEVSSKQDVVDALLNHGFSKDVAQWVVTNLRQMKINGASSPSLSWAFDLNGISEMYQSYEDTNLWKLVENVPRGVHINFLKAERSLHRWALEDLHRIHVAEEQAVEEGGGVEMHLLEDAGHWVHADNPDGLFRILSFSFQGF from the exons ATGTCGGCCGTTCCGAGTTCCACGTGCCGGCATTTCGAAATCAGACCTGCATTCATCGCAGATAATCACCCCGCTTTGACGTCGTCGATCAATCACAGGCAGTTGAATCTCAGGCCTTCGCGCGAG GTAGCTTTGAAGCGCTCAAAGAGGGCATCAATATGTCCGAAAATACGCATGACAACGGTAGATGAGAGGCTAGTGGATAGGAGAACTATTGTGAAGCCAGCTGACATTTTG GCATATGATCTTGTTCAAGGAGCAGAA GTGAGGTGGAGTTATATCTTGGACAGAACAGCACCTGAGCCTCCAACTGCTGTTCTTTTGCATGGCATTCTGGGTAGCAGAAAAAATTGGG GAACTTTTGCTAGGAGATTGGCAAAAGAATTTCCCAAATGGCAG TTTCTGCTCGTAGACTTGCGTTGTCATGGTGATTCAGCATCTCTAAAGAACAGAGGACCTCATAATGTTGCTTCAGCTGCTCGTGATGTTTTAAAGCTA CTTGGTGTGATGAAGCTCACTCCTCGAGTACTCGTTGGTCACAGTTTTGGGGGTAAAG TGTCTTTGAGCATGGTAGATCAGGTTCCAAAACCTCTTGCTCGCCCTGTTAGA GTCTGGGTATTAGATTCTACGCCTGGAAAAGTTCGAGCTGGTGCAGATGGAGATGACCATCCCGCTGAACTTATTTCTTTCCTACGTACCTTGCCAAAAGAG GTCTCTTCCAAACAGGATGTTGTGGATGCTCTTCTTAATCATGGGTTCTCAAAAGATGTGGCACAG TGGGTGGTCACTAATCTTCGACAAATGAAAATTAATGGAGCATCATCACCAAGCTTGTCATGGGCGTTTGATCTCAATGGTATTTCAGAGATGTATCAATCATACGAAGACACAAATCTTTG GAAGCTCGTGGAAAACGTTCCTCGTGGCGTACACATAAATTTCCTAAAAGCAGAAAGAAGTTTGCACAGATGGGCTCTTGAAGACCTTCACAGGATCCATGTTGCTGAGGAACAAGCTGTCGAAGAGGGAGGTGGAGTTGAAATGCACCTCCTTGAAGATGCCGGCCACTGG GTGCATGCAGACAACCCAGATGGGCTGTTTAGAATTCTTTCTTTCTCGTTCCAAGGATTTTAA
- the LOC121806629 gene encoding uncharacterized protein LOC121806629, with product MATAAPKFTTTKVSSAAPKLSLLRRNPPPHCQFPAALLTKPSPSCSFSRIRVIKCKATEVSPPSPLAAEDGKNWVPVVPLAALPKGERRVIIQDGETILLLWYKNDVFAIENRSPAEGAYSEGLLNAKLTQDGCIICPTTDSTFNLQTGEIKEWYPKNPVLRALTPPLRGLFIYPVKTDENNIYINMGGSAPLDASTEIVFSGKAQPGFTSTDVNVDEVRMVVDENLEGFGFNRKNELINGKAAVIGFLVLLDFELLTGKGILKGTGFLDFIYSVSNALQ from the exons ATGGCCACCGCGGCGCCTAAATTCACCACCACCAAAGTCTCCTCCGCCGCCCCTAAATTGTCTCTCCTCCGCCGCAATCCACCACCTCACTGCCAATTTCCGGCGGCGCTGCTCACAAAGCCCTCTCCCTCGTGCTCCTTTAGCAGAATTAGGGTAATCAAATGCAAGGCCACCGAGGTCTCTCCGCCGTCGCCGCTAGCGGCGGAGGACGGGAAGAATTGGGTGCCCGTGGTGCCCCTGGCGGCGCTGCCGAAGGGAGAGCGGCGCGTGATTATACAAGATGGGGAGACGATTTTGCTTCTGTGGTATAAAAATGACGTCTTTGCTATCGAGAATAGGTCCCCTGCTGAAGGCGCCTATTCTGAAGGCTTGCTCAATGCTAAGCTCACTCAG GATGGATGTATAATCTGCCCGACAACAGACAGCACGTTTAATCTGCAAACCGGAGAGATCAAAGAGTGGTATCCTAAGAATCCGGTTCTTCGTGCCCTCACTCCACCACTGAGGGGGCTCTTTATCTACCCCGTAAAAACTGATGAAAACAACATTTATATCAACATGGGGGGCAGTGCCCCGTTGGATGCATCAACGGAGATCGTTTTCAGTGGCAAGGCTCAGCCAGGATTCACATCAACAGATGTCAATGTTGACGAG GTCAGGATGGTTGTAGACGAAAATCTCGAGGGCTTTGGGTTCAATAGGAAGAACGAGCTGATCAACGGGAAAGCAGCCGTGATTGGCTTCCTAGTGCTGCTAGATTTCGAGCTTTTGACCGGTAAAGGCATACTCAAAGGAACTGGTTTCTTGGACTTCATCTACTCTGTTTCGAACGCTCTGCAGTGA
- the LOC121793085 gene encoding 40S ribosomal protein S5-like, whose translation MEAAAVPDVAVVVDEVQDKSRSEVMLFNRWSYDGVEVSDISVEDYITATASKRPIYMPHTAGRYQARRFRKAQCPIVERLTNSLMMHGRNNGKKLMAVRIIKHAMEIIHLLTDQNPIQVIVDAVINSGPREDATRIGSAGVVRRQAVDISPLRRVNQAIYLLTTGARESSFRNVKTIAECLADELINAAKGSSNSYAIKKKDEIERVAKANR comes from the exons ATGGAGGCCGCCGCCGTTCCCGACGTAGCTGTTGTAGTAGATGAAGTCCAGGATAAGAGCCGCAGCGAGGTCATGCTCTTCAATCGCTGGTCCTACGACGGAGTTGAG GTTAGCGACATTTCTGTTGAGGATTACATCACTGCAACTGCCTCAAAGCGCCCTATTTACATGCCCCACACTGCCGGGAGGTACCAAGCCAGGCGATTCAGGAAGGCTCAGTGCCCAATTGTTGAAAGGCTGACCAACTCCCTCATGATGCACGGGAGAAACAACGGCAAGAAGTTGATGGCTGTCCGCATTATCAAGCATGCTATGGAGATCATCCACCTGCTAACTGACCAGAACCCAATCCAAGTCATTGTTGATGCTGTCATTAACAG TGGACCAAGAGAAGATGCCACCAGGATTGGTTCAGCTGGTGTTGTGAGGCGTCAAGCAGTTGATATCTCACCTCTTCGCCGTGTTAACCAGGCTATATACCTCCTGACAACTGGTGCCAGAGAGAGTTCCTTCAGGAACGTCAAGACCATTGCTGAATGCCTTGCTGATGAACTTATCAACGCAGCAAAAGGGTCATCTAACAG CTATGCCatcaagaagaaggatgaaaTCGAGAGGGTGGCCAAGGCCAATCGTTAA
- the LOC121793094 gene encoding uncharacterized protein LOC121793094, which translates to MHSSPISSPNPTPIGGIVHINSNPFARAQFPPSILVKFKVAVSRRNCHKNVVFCKRNKFCVRNSSNQEAEAQISQEKGARDNDGGGPSTSLLSFLCPLLKLFAAGDPSAERNYLLEEATSSLSTIARFPWGSKSLSDGLNNEQRADPPLPLQLYEFEACPFCRRVREAMTELDLSVEIFPCPKGSVRHRATVRRLGGREQFPFLVDPNTGISIYESSDIVKYLFQQYGGNRSPSFGILESTLLTGWVPTLLRAGRGMTLWENSVEQSPPQKLELFSYENNPYARIVREALCELELPYILQSVGEGSIRERMLNEMSGSKEVPYLVDHNTGMEIRDYKKIISYLFETYSSKRVPAYLQQ; encoded by the exons ATGCATTCCTCACCAATTTCATCCccaaatccaactccaatcgGTGGAATAGTTCACATAAACTCCAACCCTTTTGCTAGAGCTCAATTCCCACCTTCAATCCTCGTCAAATTCAAGGTCGCAGTTTCTCGCAGAAATTGTCACAAAAATGTCGTTTTTTGCAAAAGAAACAAATTTTGTGTGAGAAATTCCTCCAATCAAGAAGCGGAAGCCCAAATTTCTCAAGAAAAAGGAGCTCGCGATAATGACGGCGGTGGCCCCTCAACTAGCTTGTTGTCTTTTCTTTGCCCCTTGCTTAAGCTCTTCGCT GCAGGGGATCCGTCTGCAGAGCGGAACTATCTACTAGAG GAGGCTACATCTTCGTTATCTACTATAGCAAGGTTTCCGTGGGGTTCTAAGTCACTATCCGATGGTTTAAACAACGAACAAAGAGCAGATCCTCCACTGCCTCTCCAACTATATGAATTTG AGGCATGCCCGTTCTGTAGAAGGGTTCGTGAGGCCATGACTGAGCTAGATCTCTCCGTAGAG ATCTTTCCATGCCCAAAAGGGTCAGTAAGACATAGGGCAACAGTCAGACGACTTGGTGGCAGGGAACA GTTTCCCTTCCTCGTTGACCCGAACACCGGAATTTCTATCTATGAAAGCA GTGACATTGTTAAATACTTATTTCAGCAATATGGAGGAAATAGGAGTCCGTCATTCGGAATCTTGGAGAG CACACTGCTCACAGGTTGGGTACCGACACTACTTCGAGCAGGCAGAGGAATGACATTGTGGGAAAATTCAGTAGAACAATCGCCTCCTCAAAAACTGGAGCTCTTCTCATATGAAAACAACCCT TATGCTCGAATTGTTCGTGAAGCACTTTGTGAACTGGAACTTCCTTATATTCTTCAGAGCGTGGGTGAAGGGTCTATACGGGAAAGAATGCTCAACGAGATGTCCGGATCAAAAGAG GTACCTTACCTTGTTGATCACAACACCGGCATGGAAATCAGAGATTACAAGAAGATCATTTCGTACTTGTTTGAAACGTATAGTTCGAAGAGAGTTCCTGCATATCTCCAGCAGTGA
- the LOC121801816 gene encoding probable serine/threonine-protein kinase At1g09600, translating into MGCLCSKGTHVNNHVAEYEAKKETERSQRPTELTPPVEVTVRGNVASRNSRSSMKSSLRLHSVKAEPVEQNPKDKIIDRPASGHRRHFTSDSMQGRGRQEPVTSIPHGAKGEASTAGWPPWLTSVAGEAVKGWAPRSADSYEKLKKIGQGTYSSVYKARDLKNDKIVAMKKVRFVQMEPESVRFMAREIGILRRLDHPNVMRLEAIVISSPSGSLYLVFEYMEHDLAGLLSSSKVKFTEPQIKCYMQQILRGLEHCHGRDILHRDIKGANILVDTNGSLKIADFGLATILNPSKKHPLTSRVVTLWYRAPELLLGATDYGAAIDLWSVGCILAELFTGKPIMPGRTEVEQTHKIFKLCGSPTEAFWKKTKLPLASSFRTQRVYKRSVSQTFKDFPSSTLALLEVLLSIDPQERGTASSALKTGFFTSMPLPCEPSKLARYPSSKELEARIRDEEAKRRRGGKGGKEDDASKISNTQKAIPEGQGIPNYQYNPDSSNVFPIVPPRVRNGCTHQSKSVIHPNAAGYSWNKKMNDDPGHSGHGLRHNHPAQLMRQGTELRQPMVDSTDFHPKNGRRGLNNESRGPRKNKINYSGPLIPPGGNTEDMLKEHERQIQVAVRKALLNKVRSNLNIETNCNG; encoded by the exons ATGGGATGCCTATGTTCAAAAGGAACACATGTTAACAACCATGTTGCCGAATATGAAGCGAAAAAGGAAACGGAGAGAAGCCAACGGCCAACTGAGCTAACTCCACCGGTGGAGGTCACAGTGAGAGGCAACGTCGCCTCCCGGAATTCCCGATCGTCGATGAAATCGAGCTTGCGATTGCATTCGGTTAAGGCCGAGCCAGTTGAACAAAACCCTAAGGATAAGATCATCGATAGGCCGGCAAGCGGACACCGGAGGCATTTCACGTCGGATTCGATGCAAGGAAGAGGGAGGCAAGAGCCGGTCACGAGCATTCCCCACGGCGCCAAAGGCGAGGCTTCCACCGCTGGATGGCCGCCCTGGCTCACttccgttgccggggaggccgTCAAGGGATGGGCTCCTCGGAGTGCGGACTCGTACGAGAAGTTAAAGAAA ATCGGGCAAGGGACGTACAGTAGCGTCTACAAGGCTCGTGATCTCAAGAACGACAAGATCGTGGCGATGAAGAAAGTGAGATTTGTTCAGATGGAACCGGAGAGTGTTCGTTTCATGGCAAGGGAGATCGGGATCCTTCGCCGGCTAGACCATCCGAACGTGATGAGGCTCGAAGCCATCGTGATCTCGAGTCCGTCGGGGAGTTTGTACCTCGTGTTCGAGTACATGGAGCATGACCTAGCCGGACTTTTATCGTCTTCCAAGGTCAAATTCACCGAACCACAG ATCAAATGCTATATGCAGCAGATTTTACGCGGGCTCGAGCATTGCCACGGTCGGGATATTCTCCACCGCGATATCAAGGGTGCAAACATCCTTGTCGACACTAACGGATCCCTCAAGATTGCAGACTTCGGCTTGGCTACAATCCTCAACCCCAGCAAGAAGCACCCCTTAACGAGCAGGGTCGTGACTCTCTGGTACCGAGCTCCCGAGCTGTTGCTCGGAGCAACAGATTATGGAGCAGCCATTGATTTGTGGAGTGTTGGTTGCATTCTTGCTGAGCTCTTCACTGGGAAGCCTATCATGCCTGGTAGAACAGAG GTGGAACAAACACACAAGATATTCAAGCTGTGTGGCTCACCAACAGAAGCCTTCTGGAAAAAGACCAAGTTACCACTTGCTAGTAGCTTCAGAACACAGCGCGTCTACAAGCGTAGCGTTTCTCAGACATTCAAGGACTTCCCCTCGTCTACGTTGGCTCTTCTTGAAGTCCTCCTCTCCATAGATCCACAGGAACGGGGCACTGCTTCTTCCGCGCTCAAGACTGGG TTTTTCACTTCGATGCCTCTGCCCTGCGAGCCGTCTAAACTGGCAAGGTACCCTTCAAGTAAGGAGCTCGAGGCCAGGATTAGAGACGAGGAAGCAAAGAG GCGAAGAGGCGGTAAAGGAGGTAAAGAAGATGATGCAAGCAAGATTTCAAACACACAGAAAGCTATTCCAGAGGGACAG GGGATTCCAAATTATCAGTATAATCCAGACAGCAGTAATGTATTCCCTATTGTTCCTCCGAGAGTTAGGAATGGATGTACTCACCAGTCGAAGTCCGTGATCCACCCGAATGCAGCAGGATACTCTTGGAACAAGAAGATGAACGATGATCCCGGCCACTCAGGCCACGGCCTGCGCCACAACCATCCTGCACAGCTCATGAGACAGGGAACTGAACTACGTCAGCCTATGGTAGACTCCACCGACTTCCATCCAAAGAATGGCCGGAGGGGATTGAATAATGAGTCGAGG GGGCCAAGAAAAAACAAGATCAATTACTCGGGGCCGTTGATACCTCCCGGAGGAAACACGGAGGACATGCTTAAAGAGCACGAGAGGCAAATCCAAGTGGCAGTGCGCAAGGCGCTGCTCAACAAAGTCAGGTCAAATTTAAACATCGAGACAAACTGCAATGGTTAA
- the LOC121757274 gene encoding 11-beta-hydroxysteroid dehydrogenase B-like, with the protein MELLNRALNLVVPPASLMMMAFAWPTLYFISCCEWIYTTYFNRQTVENKVVVITGASSGIGEQIAYEYAKRGANLVLVARRDHRLRAISDNARRFGAPHVLTIAADVVKEDECRRFINETINCFGRVDHLVNTVTLGHTFYFEEATDSNLFPIIMDINFWGNVYPTYVALPYLRESNGRIVVNTSVENWLPLPRMSLYSAAKSALMNFYETLRFELKDEVGITVATHGWIGTEMRRGKFVMEDGAEMQWKEEREANVRGGPVEEFAKHIVSGACRGDPYVKYPSWYDVFFLYRVFAPKVLHWTFRFLLTDGGAARTTSFIGTGRPLLEPSSPQRIGSPLLEAASPRRFLGSPEGASKPSNSRRMSFSD; encoded by the exons ATGGAGTTGTTGAACAGAGCTTTGAATCTGGTGGTGCCGCCGGCAAGTTTGATGATGATGGCATTTGCGTGGCCAACTCTCTACTTCATCAGCTGCTGCGAGTGGATTTACACCACCTATTTCAACCGTCAGACCGTCGAAAATAAGGTCGTCGTCATCACCGGCGCTTCCTCCGGGATCGGAGAG CAAATCGCGTATGAGTATGCGAAGAGAGGCGCAAATCTTGTGCTAGTCGCACGAAGAGACCACAGGCTACGAGCAATAAGCGACAATGCCAGAAGATTCGGAGCACCACATGTCTTGACAATAGCTGCTGATGTTGTGAAGGAAGACGAATGTCGGAGATTCATCAACGAGACCATCAACTGCTTCGGACGAG TGGATCATCTAGTGAATACAGTCACATTAGGACATACTTTCTATTTCGAGGAAGCCACGGATTCGAATCTGTTTCCCATTATAATG GATATAAATTTTTGGGGCAATGTGTATCCGACGTATGTGGCACTGCCGTATTTGCGTGAGAGTAACGGCCGTATAGTAGTGAACACCTCGGTCGAGAACTGGCTGCCTTTGCCTAGGATGAGCTTGTATTCT GCTGCGAAATCGGCCCTCATGAACTTCTACGAGACACTGAGGTTCGAGCTGAAGGACGAGGTGGGGATAACCGTCGCCACGCACGGCTGGATTGGGACAGAGATGAGGAGGGGCAAGTTCGTGATGGAGGACGGTGCCGAGATGCAATGGAAGGAAGAAAGAGAA GCCAATGTACGAGGCGGTCCGGTGGAGGAGTTCGCGAAGCACATCGTCTCGGGAGCGTGCAGAGGGGACCCGTACGTGAAGTATCCGAGCTGGTACGACGTATTCTTCCTCTACAGAGTGTTTGCGCCCAAAGTCCTGCACTGGACCTTCCGGTTCCTCTTGACCGACGGTGGAGCCGCCCGGACGACCTCCTTCATAGGCACCGGACGGCCCCTTCTAGAGCCGTCCTCTCCCCAGAGGATTGGAAGTCCTCTCCTCGAGGCCGCCTCCCCAAGGAGATTTCTTGGAAGCCCCGAGGGGGCTTCCAAGCCATCAAACAGTCGGAGAATGTCGTTCTCCGATTGA
- the LOC121806637 gene encoding ethylene-responsive transcription factor ERF020-like, which produces MSTSSDDNSPRHGGGKKYKGVRRRKWGKWVSEIRVPGTPERMWLGSYTTAEAAAVAHDVAFYCLRGDSSPQNLNFHPLQLPAGAGAGMSPRSVQRAASDAGLATDARLIDSTPAGNAATPHESSWQQQQTRSSLKSDEFFDISVEDYL; this is translated from the coding sequence ATGAGCACTTCATCAGACGACAACAGCCCCCGCCACGGCGGCGGCAAGAAGTACAAGGGCGTCCGCCGCCGCAAGTGGGGGAAATGGGTGTCTGAGATCAGAGTCCCCGGCACCCCAGAGCGCATGTGGCTCGGGTCCTACACCACCGCAGAAGCGGCCGCGGTGGCCCATGACGTGGCATTCTACTGCCTCAGAGGGGACTCGTCGCCGCAGAATCTCAACTTCCACCCCCTGCAGCTGCCCGCGGGGGCCGGCGCCGGAATGTCGCCCCGCTCGGTGCAGAGGGCGGCGTCGGACGCCGGATTAGCGACCGACGCGCGCTTGATCGATTCGACGCCCGCCGGAAATGCGGCGACCCCGCACGAGAGTTCGTGGCAGCAGCAGCAGACACGATCGTCGCTGAAAAGCGACGAATTTTTCGATATTTCTGTCGAAGATTATCTCTAG